In Pseudoxanthobacter soli DSM 19599, a single genomic region encodes these proteins:
- a CDS encoding SAM-dependent methyltransferase has product MRDDADRFSELPRAMSARAPGLWLAEAALRRLLDQIAVGHLTIVTPDGRRLSSRGGRPGPEATLVLHRWRALRRLATGGDVAFSEAYVDGDWSSPNLPAVIELAAHNLPDISARAAAWGPARLVNRVRHLLRRNSKAGSRRNISFHYDLGNAFYRLWLDDGMNYSSAIEIAPGQSLEEAQAARLDRIAEMLEILPGHKVLEIGCGWGALAATMARRGANVTGITLSREQLAYARESHAADPALAGRTDFHLVDYRDVGGRYDRIVSIEMMEAVGEAYWPVYFAKLRECLAPGGTAVLQVITIAEDRFETYRRNTDFIQRHIFPGGMLPTKTHIAGHARAAGLEPVESLCFGNGYAQTLAEWRSRYMAARSRTEPLGFGPAFHRLWEYYLGYCEGGFRAGAIDVGLYKFRG; this is encoded by the coding sequence ATGCGCGACGATGCCGATCGTTTCTCCGAACTCCCTCGCGCGATGAGCGCCCGCGCGCCCGGCCTCTGGCTGGCGGAGGCGGCCCTGCGCCGGCTTCTCGACCAGATCGCGGTCGGCCATCTCACCATCGTGACGCCGGACGGCCGCCGCCTGTCCAGCCGGGGCGGGCGGCCCGGCCCGGAGGCGACGCTGGTGCTGCACCGCTGGCGCGCCCTGCGCCGGCTCGCGACCGGCGGCGACGTCGCCTTTTCCGAAGCCTATGTGGACGGCGACTGGTCGAGCCCGAACCTGCCGGCGGTGATCGAACTCGCAGCGCACAATCTGCCGGACATCTCCGCGCGCGCCGCCGCGTGGGGGCCTGCCCGCCTCGTGAACCGCGTGCGCCATCTGCTGCGGCGCAATTCAAAGGCCGGCAGCCGGCGCAACATCTCGTTCCACTACGATCTCGGCAACGCGTTCTACCGCCTCTGGCTCGATGACGGGATGAACTATTCCTCGGCGATCGAGATCGCCCCCGGGCAGAGTCTGGAAGAGGCGCAGGCCGCGCGTCTCGACCGCATCGCCGAGATGCTGGAGATCCTGCCCGGCCACAAGGTGCTCGAGATCGGCTGCGGCTGGGGCGCTCTCGCCGCCACGATGGCCCGGCGGGGCGCCAACGTCACCGGCATCACGCTGTCGCGCGAACAACTCGCCTACGCGCGGGAAAGCCACGCCGCCGATCCGGCGCTTGCCGGACGGACGGACTTCCATCTCGTCGACTATCGCGATGTCGGCGGCCGCTACGACCGCATCGTCTCCATCGAGATGATGGAAGCGGTCGGCGAGGCCTATTGGCCGGTCTATTTCGCGAAGCTTCGGGAATGCCTGGCCCCCGGCGGCACCGCCGTGCTTCAGGTCATCACCATCGCCGAGGACCGGTTCGAGACCTACCGGCGCAACACCGATTTCATCCAGCGTCACATCTTTCCAGGCGGCATGCTGCCGACGAAGACGCACATCGCCGGCCACGCGCGTGCCGCCGGCCTCGAACCGGTCGAAAGCCTCTGCTTCGGCAACGGCTACGCCCAGACGCTCGCCGAATGGCGCAGCCGCTATATGGCCGCGCGCAGCCGCACCGAACCCCTCGGCTTCGGCCCGGCCTTCCACCGGCTGTGGGAATATTATCTCGGCTATTGCGAGGGCGGCTTCCGCGCCGGCGCCATCGATGTCGGACTCTACAAGTTCAGGGGCTAG
- a CDS encoding DUF1365 domain-containing protein has translation MSDADGALYVGSVMHVRVKPRRHKLSYRLFSLLLDLDALDALDRRLRLFSVNRFNVFSVFERDYGDGSDGSLKAYVARVLAQAGLASDGGPVRLLTMPRLFGYAFNPLSLYFCHRRDGSLMAVLYEVNNTFGQRHAYLIPVADGAAAPLRQTAEKRFYVSPFMDMDLTYSFRIDPPADGLRVAIVAADGDGPVLSAVHSAQRRPLTDGTLARALVTHPLLTLKVIGGIHWEALRIWAKGIRLRPRPPLPGKPISIQPLRRS, from the coding sequence ATGAGCGATGCCGACGGCGCCCTCTATGTCGGCTCGGTGATGCACGTCCGCGTCAAGCCGCGCCGGCATAAGCTGTCCTATCGCCTGTTCTCGCTCCTGCTCGATCTCGACGCGCTGGACGCGCTCGATCGGCGTCTGCGGCTGTTCTCGGTCAACAGGTTCAACGTCTTCAGCGTGTTCGAGCGCGATTATGGCGACGGCAGCGACGGCTCGCTCAAGGCCTATGTCGCGCGCGTCCTCGCCCAGGCCGGGCTTGCGTCCGACGGCGGGCCGGTGCGGCTCCTCACCATGCCCCGCCTGTTCGGCTACGCCTTCAATCCGCTCAGCCTCTATTTCTGCCACCGGCGCGACGGCTCGCTGATGGCCGTGCTCTACGAAGTCAACAACACCTTCGGCCAGCGCCACGCCTATCTCATCCCGGTTGCCGACGGCGCGGCCGCGCCGCTGCGCCAGACGGCGGAAAAGCGCTTCTACGTTTCGCCCTTCATGGATATGGACCTCACCTATTCCTTCCGCATCGACCCGCCGGCCGATGGCCTGCGGGTCGCGATCGTCGCCGCCGACGGCGACGGTCCGGTGCTGAGTGCCGTTCACAGCGCGCAGCGTCGCCCCCTCACCGACGGGACTCTCGCCCGCGCCCTCGTGACCCATCCGCTGCTGACGCTCAAGGTCATCGGCGGGATCCATTGGGAGGCGCTGCGGATCTGGGCCAAGGGCATCCGCCTTCGGCCGCGACCGCCGCTGCCGGGAAAGCCCATTTCCATTCAACCCCTGCGCCGTTCCTGA
- a CDS encoding alpha/beta hydrolase yields MGEAASLALTLLGAGTVSAGLVSAGLASAVLSPLATLNALSRLERVKVETNLAYGDGARHGMDVFTPRDGKDRRPVVVFFYGGGWEEGERASYRFVGAALASRGIVTFIPDYRVYPQVRFPGFLEDGAGAVRWARTNAGRFGGSPARLVLAGHSAGAHIAAMLAFDPQWLAREGLDARRDIAGFAGLAGPYDFLPLRSATLMDIFGPEAQRAGTQPINVVSGDRCPAFLATGARDTTVEPGNTDRLARRIRASGGDATTRRYARADHRTLLGALARPLRFIAPVLDDVTGFVERVTTRENRQWP; encoded by the coding sequence ATGGGGGAGGCAGCGTCGCTCGCGCTCACCCTGCTTGGCGCCGGCACGGTTTCGGCAGGCCTGGTTTCTGCAGGTTTGGCTTCCGCCGTTCTTTCTCCCCTCGCGACGCTCAACGCGCTTTCGCGGCTGGAGCGCGTGAAAGTCGAGACGAACCTCGCCTATGGCGACGGCGCGCGTCACGGCATGGATGTGTTCACGCCCCGCGACGGGAAGGACCGCCGGCCGGTCGTGGTGTTCTTCTATGGCGGCGGCTGGGAGGAAGGCGAGCGGGCGAGCTACCGCTTCGTCGGTGCCGCTCTGGCGAGCCGCGGCATCGTGACGTTCATTCCCGATTATCGCGTCTATCCGCAGGTCCGCTTTCCAGGCTTCCTTGAGGATGGTGCAGGCGCCGTGCGGTGGGCTCGCACCAACGCCGGGCGGTTTGGCGGTTCCCCCGCCCGCCTCGTCCTCGCCGGCCATTCGGCGGGCGCACACATCGCAGCGATGCTCGCCTTCGATCCGCAGTGGCTGGCGCGCGAGGGGCTGGACGCCCGCCGCGACATCGCGGGTTTCGCCGGCCTTGCCGGACCTTACGACTTCCTGCCGCTGCGCAGCGCGACGCTGATGGACATCTTCGGTCCTGAAGCGCAGCGCGCCGGCACCCAGCCGATCAACGTGGTTTCCGGCGACCGTTGTCCCGCCTTCCTGGCGACGGGCGCGCGCGACACGACCGTGGAACCCGGAAACACCGACCGTCTCGCCCGCCGGATCCGCGCCTCGGGCGGTGATGCCACGACGCGACGCTACGCCCGCGCCGACCACCGCACGCTGCTTGGCGCCCTCGCCCGGCCGCTGCGCTTCATCGCGCCGGTGCTGGACGACGTGACCGGCTTCGTCGAGCGGGTGACCACGCGGGAGAACCGTCAATGGCCCTGA
- a CDS encoding sigma-70 family RNA polymerase sigma factor, with translation MSEDGAVPEGDELAGLIAKVAHERDRQAYGRLYSYFAPRVNAFLRKSGLPAAAAEEIAQETMLSVWRKASYFDPSRAGASTWIFTIARNQRIDHLRRAKVVSTAESDMPIEDDEAPSGEALLLAAEREIGVRTALKALSDEQAAVVRLSFFSDKPHSEIARELGLPLGTVKSRVRLALGRLRALLEAQT, from the coding sequence ATGTCGGAGGATGGCGCGGTGCCGGAGGGCGATGAACTCGCCGGATTGATTGCCAAGGTCGCACACGAGCGCGACCGGCAGGCTTACGGGCGGCTTTACAGCTATTTCGCACCGCGCGTGAACGCTTTCCTGCGCAAGTCCGGCCTGCCCGCCGCCGCGGCGGAGGAGATCGCCCAGGAGACGATGCTGAGCGTGTGGCGCAAGGCCTCCTATTTCGATCCGTCCCGGGCGGGGGCTTCGACGTGGATCTTCACGATCGCCCGCAACCAGAGGATCGATCATCTGCGCCGTGCGAAGGTCGTCAGCACCGCCGAAAGCGATATGCCGATCGAGGACGACGAGGCGCCCTCCGGCGAGGCCCTGCTGCTTGCAGCGGAGCGGGAGATCGGGGTGCGCACCGCGCTGAAGGCGCTCTCCGACGAGCAGGCCGCCGTGGTGCGGCTCTCCTTTTTCAGCGACAAGCCCCATTCGGAAATCGCACGCGAGCTCGGCCTGCCGCTCGGCACGGTCAAGTCGCGGGTGCGCCTCGCCCTCGGGCGGCTGCGTGCATTGCTGGAAGCCCAAACATGA
- a CDS encoding putative bifunctional diguanylate cyclase/phosphodiesterase, protein MICTHWDQSHTQRVKAIVFAASLITIALGASWCIAFLVAGRSFLALFHFLMMLAGGGILWVILKKRLYTGAVIEAHFLPLMTVLFCLFDKVPPDLPRATHLHFLPIAIGCYFVFRQNGLYLKFIIPLLCLMAFALFENVDLVVQDAALVIPAHMARIAVLTNTLTSISSLALTVIIMNADLTVRRMMEVELRKAIANGDFRLHYQPQVDEFGALVGAEALIRWQHARMGNIPPAQFIPLAEETGLIVPIGNWVLRAACAQLALWQAQPETAHLTLSINVSASQFRQPDFVHTVSEIVTLSGADPRHIKLELTESMFVDNIAATAEKMSALTRIGIVWSLDDFGTGYSSLNVLHRVPLGQVKIDKSFVHDMSSNRTNIVVIEAIMDMARKLGFKVVAEGVETRKQMDLLREAGCHLFQGYFFSPPLEIRAFENYRRSALVSAQPAQA, encoded by the coding sequence ATGATTTGCACGCATTGGGACCAGAGCCATACACAACGTGTAAAGGCCATCGTATTTGCGGCGTCCCTGATCACGATTGCCCTTGGGGCAAGCTGGTGCATTGCGTTCCTTGTCGCTGGCCGCTCCTTTCTGGCGCTCTTTCATTTTCTGATGATGCTCGCCGGTGGCGGGATATTGTGGGTCATTCTGAAGAAGAGACTGTATACGGGCGCCGTTATCGAGGCGCATTTTCTACCGCTTATGACGGTCCTGTTCTGTCTGTTCGATAAGGTGCCGCCGGATCTGCCGCGGGCAACGCACCTGCATTTCCTGCCGATCGCCATTGGATGTTATTTCGTATTTCGCCAGAACGGGTTGTATCTCAAATTCATCATACCGCTCCTCTGCCTGATGGCATTCGCGTTATTCGAGAATGTGGATCTCGTTGTTCAGGATGCGGCTCTCGTCATTCCAGCACATATGGCGCGAATAGCCGTCCTGACGAACACGCTGACGTCGATATCCAGTCTGGCTCTGACCGTTATCATCATGAATGCCGATCTGACCGTTCGGCGCATGATGGAAGTAGAACTGCGGAAAGCCATCGCGAACGGAGACTTCCGGCTTCACTACCAGCCCCAGGTGGATGAGTTCGGGGCGCTTGTCGGCGCCGAAGCCCTGATTCGCTGGCAGCATGCCAGGATGGGAAACATCCCGCCTGCCCAGTTCATTCCGCTTGCGGAGGAAACAGGACTGATCGTTCCAATCGGAAACTGGGTGTTACGGGCGGCGTGCGCTCAACTCGCCCTTTGGCAGGCCCAGCCGGAGACCGCGCACCTGACCCTCTCGATCAATGTCAGCGCATCCCAGTTCCGGCAACCGGACTTCGTGCACACCGTTTCCGAAATCGTGACGCTGAGCGGCGCCGATCCGCGTCACATCAAGCTGGAACTGACGGAAAGCATGTTCGTCGACAATATCGCCGCGACGGCCGAGAAGATGAGCGCTCTCACCAGGATCGGCATCGTATGGTCGCTGGACGATTTCGGAACCGGTTATTCGTCGCTGAACGTTCTGCACCGTGTTCCGCTCGGGCAGGTCAAGATCGACAAGTCGTTTGTGCACGACATGTCTTCGAACCGGACGAATATCGTCGTGATCGAAGCGATCATGGATATGGCACGGAAGCTCGGCTTCAAGGTCGTCGCGGAAGGCGTCGAAACGAGGAAGCAGATGGATCTCCTTCGCGAGGCGGGGTGCCACCTGTTTCAAGGTTATTTCTTCAGCCCGCCGCTGGAAATCCGCGCCTTCGAAAACTATCGCCGCAGCGCTCTGGTGTCGGCGCAGCCAGCTCAGGCCTAG
- a CDS encoding NAD(P)/FAD-dependent oxidoreductase, with protein MNIRPDFTPGAGRKIAVIGAGISGLSAAWLLSRRHEVTLFEADGRLGGHSNTVEAGGLPVDTGFIVYNEKTYPNLTALFAYLGVATRMSDMSFSVSLDEGRTEYSGSGLRGLFAQPGNLVSPRFASMLKDLLRFYRRAPRDLPGMGLQSLDSYLDSHGYGAAFRDDHLYPMAAAIWSTPAADVGCYPAAAFVRFCENHGLLQITARPAWRTVVGGSRTYVAQLRADLPGHIFTGRRVRVIRRFPGGVGVLTSDGVEQTFDHVVIATHADQALAMLGRATQAETDILGAFRYSRNEAVLHSDARLMPRRAGAWAAWNYLADRRGDPRLCVTYWMNRLQGLAGDRPLFVTLNPSVEPAPETVAYRTTYEHPLFDAGAMAAQARLWSLQGEGGVWYCGAYFGAGFHEDGLQAGLAVAEALGGVRRPWKVANESGRIALPAFHALPATGEVAP; from the coding sequence ATGAACATCCGTCCGGACTTCACCCCCGGGGCCGGCCGCAAGATCGCGGTGATCGGCGCGGGCATCTCCGGTCTCTCAGCGGCGTGGCTGCTGTCGCGGCGGCACGAGGTGACGCTGTTCGAAGCTGACGGCCGCCTCGGCGGCCACAGCAACACGGTCGAGGCCGGCGGCCTTCCCGTGGATACCGGCTTCATCGTGTACAACGAGAAGACCTATCCCAACCTCACCGCGCTGTTCGCCTATCTCGGCGTGGCGACGCGGATGTCCGACATGTCCTTCTCCGTTTCGCTGGACGAGGGGCGGACGGAATATTCCGGCTCCGGCCTTCGGGGCCTGTTCGCCCAGCCGGGAAATCTGGTCTCGCCGCGGTTCGCGTCGATGCTGAAGGACCTGCTGCGGTTCTATCGCCGCGCCCCACGCGACCTTCCGGGCATGGGACTGCAAAGCCTCGACAGCTATCTCGACTCCCACGGCTACGGTGCGGCGTTCCGCGACGATCATCTTTACCCGATGGCAGCGGCGATCTGGTCGACGCCCGCCGCCGACGTGGGCTGCTATCCGGCGGCGGCCTTCGTGCGCTTCTGCGAGAACCACGGCCTGCTGCAGATCACCGCCCGGCCGGCATGGCGGACGGTCGTCGGCGGCAGCCGGACCTATGTCGCGCAACTGCGGGCGGATCTGCCGGGCCACATCTTCACCGGCCGCCGGGTGCGCGTCATCCGGCGCTTTCCGGGCGGGGTGGGCGTGCTCACGTCGGATGGCGTGGAACAGACCTTCGACCACGTCGTGATCGCCACCCACGCCGATCAGGCGCTGGCGATGCTCGGCAGGGCGACGCAGGCGGAGACGGATATCCTCGGCGCCTTCCGCTACAGCCGGAACGAAGCTGTGCTGCATTCGGATGCACGCCTGATGCCGCGCCGCGCGGGGGCATGGGCTGCCTGGAACTATCTTGCCGACCGGCGCGGTGATCCACGGCTCTGCGTGACCTACTGGATGAACCGCCTCCAGGGCCTCGCCGGGGACCGTCCGCTGTTCGTCACGCTCAACCCCTCTGTCGAGCCGGCGCCGGAGACGGTCGCCTACCGCACGACCTACGAGCACCCGCTGTTCGACGCCGGCGCCATGGCCGCGCAGGCGCGGCTCTGGTCGCTGCAGGGCGAGGGCGGCGTGTGGTATTGCGGCGCCTATTTCGGGGCGGGCTTCCACGAGGACGGCCTGCAGGCCGGCCTGGCGGTCGCCGAGGCCCTCGGCGGCGTGCGGCGACCGTGGAAGGTGGCGAACGAATCCGGGCGTATCGCGCTTCCGGCTTTCCATGCCCTGCCGGCGACCGGGGAGGTCGCGCCATGA
- a CDS encoding ChrR family anti-sigma-E factor, whose amino-acid sequence MTARHHATDETLMRYAAGRLPAAPARVVAVHLAGCQTCRARLSTFEAVGGALLDEIEPAPMPADAYARALSAIEAESRPTPSSQPSSGRHGRAPEAPGRRAMADRPGGFAVPEPLRDCEIGPWRWIGIGVRASAIRLPEDPQARLTLLRVGPGRKLPEHGHFGTEFTQVLVGSFSDGFGRYMPGDLSEMDHDIEHQPVVDPEMECICLAALEGGMRLTGFFGRLVQPFIRL is encoded by the coding sequence ATGACCGCCCGTCATCACGCGACCGATGAAACCCTGATGCGCTATGCCGCCGGGCGCCTGCCTGCGGCGCCGGCACGTGTCGTCGCCGTTCATCTTGCCGGCTGCCAGACATGCCGTGCCCGCCTTTCCACGTTCGAGGCCGTCGGCGGCGCGTTGCTGGACGAGATCGAGCCGGCTCCGATGCCTGCCGACGCTTATGCCCGGGCGCTGAGCGCCATCGAAGCCGAGAGCCGGCCGACCCCGTCCTCGCAACCTTCGTCGGGCCGGCACGGTCGCGCGCCGGAGGCGCCCGGGCGGCGGGCCATGGCCGATCGGCCCGGAGGGTTCGCCGTTCCGGAGCCGTTGCGGGATTGTGAGATCGGCCCTTGGCGGTGGATCGGCATCGGCGTGCGCGCGAGCGCCATCCGCCTGCCGGAAGATCCGCAGGCGCGCCTGACGCTCCTGCGGGTCGGCCCCGGGCGCAAGTTGCCCGAACACGGACATTTCGGCACCGAGTTCACACAGGTGCTCGTCGGATCGTTCTCCGACGGCTTCGGGCGCTACATGCCCGGCGACCTCAGCGAGATGGATCACGACATCGAGCATCAGCCGGTCGTCGACCCGGAGATGGAGTGCATCTGCCTTGCCGCGCTCGAGGGCGGGATGCGGCTCACGGGGTTCTTCGGGCGGCTTGTTCAGCCCTTCATCCGCCTCTGA